The proteins below are encoded in one region of Elgaria multicarinata webbii isolate HBS135686 ecotype San Diego chromosome 8, rElgMul1.1.pri, whole genome shotgun sequence:
- the ADIPOQ gene encoding adiponectin: MKQGSSLFLCSLLLLLQLCCNLEVGAEEDPQQPVKGSCENWMIGAPGYPGHNGVPGRDGRDGNDGQKGEKGEAGTPGPKGDTGSLGAAGTDGLPGAPGIAGIPGLKGEKGESGTIYRSAFSVGLITRVPYPNVPIKFTKIFYNEQTHYDTTTGKFRCSIPGVYYFAYHLTVYVSDVKVSLFKKGKAVIITYDQYQRNDVDQASGSVLLHLEVGDEVWLQVYGEGENNGVYADNVNDSTFMGFLLYVDLNYAQ; this comes from the exons ATGAAGCAAGGATCCAGTCTCTTTTTGTgttcgttgctgctgctgctgcaactttGCTGTAACCTTGAAGTAGGTGCTGAGGAAGACCCCCAACAACCAGTTAAAGGATCTTGTGAAAATTGGATGATAGGAGCACCCGGTTACCCAGGCCATAACGGAGTTCCAGGAAGAGATGGGAGAGATGGAAATGATGGccaaaaaggagagaaaggagaagcaG GTACACCTGGTCCTAAAGGGGACACTGGAAGTTTAGGAGCTGCTGGTACTGATGGCCTTCCAGGAGCACCAGGGATTGCCGGAATCCCaggactgaaaggggaaaagggtGAAAGCGGCACTATTTATCGCTCTGCCTTTAGTGTTGGTTTAATAACTAGAGTCCCCTATCCCAATGTTCCTATCAAATTTACAAAGATCTTCTACAATGAGCAAACTCACTATGATACCACAACAGGGAAGTTCCGATGCAGCATTCCAGGAGTGTACTATTTTGCATATCATCTCACTGTCTATGTCTCAGATGTGAAAGTCAGCTTGTTCAAGAAGGGCAAGGCAGTCATCATCACCTATGACCAATACCAGAGAAACGATGTTGACCAGGCATCTGGTTCTGTTTTGCTCCATTTGGAAGTTGGGGATGAAGTTTGGCTTCAAGTATATGGAGAAGGAGAAAACAATGGTGTCTATGCTGATAATGTGAATGATTCTACTTTCATGGGATTCTTGCTTTATGTAGACTTGAATTATGCACAGTAG